A genomic segment from Glycine soja cultivar W05 chromosome 18, ASM419377v2, whole genome shotgun sequence encodes:
- the LOC114395422 gene encoding villin-4-like, protein MAVSMRDLDLAFQGAGQKAGLEIWRIENFNPVPVPKSSYGKFFTGDSYVILKYFNEVRPLEAERFKALRIQWAQHYLKVRNQT, encoded by the exons ATGGCTGTTTCCATGAGAGATTTGGATCTAGCTTTCCAGGGAGCTGGACAAAAGGC TGGACTTGAAATATGGCGTATTGAGAATTTTAATCCAGTTCCTGTCCCAAAGTCCTCTTATGGGAAATTTTTCACTGGAGACTCCTATGTGATCTTAAAG tattttaatgaagttAGACCATTAGAAGCAGAGAGATTCAAGGCGCTTCGTATCCAGTGGGCACAGcattatctaaaagttagaaatcaaacataa
- the LOC114396936 gene encoding pentatricopeptide repeat-containing protein At5g15280, mitochondrial-like translates to MTKLLEQMPKSAHKLDPETLNLVVQAYSKKGLLSKAKIILDGMLQNEFHVKNETYTAILMPLWLTPDDELCNIIIQDHCQVNDLRKVGELLGVAIRKDWELSLTSYKNLVRLVCRKGRVQFALSLKNLLLAQCPLDGLIIYNILMFYLLKDGNSLDVNKILTEMEEKKVVLDEVGHNFVVYGFLQCRDLSSSLHYLTTMISKGLKPSNRGLRKVISKLCDAGNLKKALELSQEMRLRGWMHDSSIQTSIVESLLLCAWKIDKAVHLMNTMLKKHNIPVSTSYDFIIHGFCAQNKLDIALNFYSEMLSWNLKPRIDTVEMLLHRFCQDGKTELAEQFLVDMSHGGETPTRKMYCPVIKSYHMKKNLRKASELLQAMQENGYQPDFETHWSLISNLNSAKAKDTDNASTGFLSRLLFKSGFLQKK, encoded by the exons ATGACCAAGCTTTTGGAGCAAATGCCAAAGTCTGCCCATAAACTCGACCCAGAAACTCTCAATTTGGTTGTACAGGCATACAGCAAGAAAGGCTTGCTTTCCAAAGCAAAAATTATACTAGATGGAATGCTTCAAAACGAATTTCATGTCAAGAATGAGACATATACTGCCATATTAATGCCTTTAT GGTTAACTCCAGATGATGAACTGTGTAACATAATTATTCAGGACCATTGCCAAGTTAATGACTTGAGAAAAGTGGGGGAGCTACTGGGTGTTGCAATAAGAAAAGATTGGGAGCTATCCCTCACAAGTTACAAGAATTTAGTACGATTGGTTTGTAGGAAAGGTAGAGTCCAGTTCGCACTGAGCTTAAAGAACCTTTTGCTTGCACAATGTCCACTTGATGGGCTTATCATATATAACATTCTTATGTTCTATCTTTTGAAAGATGGAAACAGTTTGGATGTTAATAAGATACTAACTGAAATGGAAGAGAAGAAAGTTGTACTTGATGAAGTTGGTCATAATTTTGTTGTATATGGTTTCTTGCAATGTAGAGATTTATCTAGTTCTCTGCATTATCTAACTACCATGATTTCAAAGGGACTTAAACCAAGTAACCGCGGCTTGAGGAAGGTAATAAGCAAGCTGTGTGATGCTGGGAATCTGAAAAAAGCCCTGGAGTTGAGTCAAGAAATGAGATTAAGAGGCTGGATGCATgattcttccattcaaacatctattgttgaaagccTTCTTCTGTGTG CATGGAAGATTGACAAGGCAGTTCATCTTATGAACACAATGCTGAAGAAGCATAACATTCCAGTTTCCACCAGTTATGATTTTATCATTCATGGATTCTGTGCACAAAATAAACTGGACATagctttgaatttttattctgaGATGTTGAGTTGGAATCTCAAACCAAGAATTGATACAGTGGAAATGCTTCTCCATAGATTCTGCCAAGATGGGAAGACAGAACTAGCAGAACAATTCCTTGTGGACATGAGTCATGGAGGTGAAACTCCAACCAGAAAAATGTATTGCCCTGTAATTAAGAGTTATCACATGAAAAAGAATCTTAGGAAGGCATCAGAGCTCCTGCAAGCCATGCAGGAAAATGGCTATCAGCCTGACTTTGAAACACATTGGTCTCTCATAAGCAACTTAAACAGTGCCAAAGCAAAGGACACTGATAATGCGAGCACGGGATTTTTATCAAGACTTCTTTTTAAAAGTGGCTTTCTTCAAAAGAAATGA
- the LOC114394443 gene encoding imidazole glycerol phosphate synthase hisHF, chloroplastic-like — protein MEAPPFAYSASTSSLFSLRNKPLSSPTITHLGNTKPSKSFSVGASSSRDSVVTLLDYGAGNVRSVRNAIRFLGFDIKDVQTPQDILNASRLVFPGVGAFAAAMEVLSKTGMDEALCSYIDKDRPFLGICLGLQLLFESSEENGPVKGLGLVPGTVGRFDSSNGFRVPHIGWNALQITEDSGILDDVGNHHVYFVHSYRAMPSDDNNEWISSTCDYGDKFIASIRRGNVNAVQFHPEKSGDVGLSILGRFLNPKSNMAKKPGEGKASKLAKRVIACLDVRTNDKGDLVVTKGDQYDVREHTKENEVRNLGKPVDLAGQYYKDGADEVSFLNITGFRDFPLGDLPMLQVLRYTSENVFVPLTVGGGIRDFTDSTGRYYSSLEVASEYFRSGADKISIGSDAVYAAEEYLKAGVKTGKTSLEQISRVYGNQAVVVSIDPRRVYVKDPNDLQLKTIRVSSPGPNGEEYAWYQCTVNGGREGRPIGAYELAKAVEELGAGEILLNCIDCDGQGKGFDVDLIKLISDAVSIPVIASSGAGAPEHFSEVFYKTNASAALAAGIFHRKEVPIQSVKEHLLKEGIEVRI, from the exons ATGGAGGCGCCGCCATTTGCTTATTCTGCTTCCACttcctctctcttttctcttcgCAACAAGCCACTCTCATCCCCTACAATCACCCATTTGGGCAACACCAAACCATCAAAGAGTTTCTCGGTTGGTGCCTCCTCTTCTAGGGATTCTG TTGTGACTTTGCTTGATTACGGTGCTGGCAATGTTCGGAGTGTCAGGAATGCAATCAGATTCCTCGGGTTTGACATCAAAGAT gtGCAAACTCCGCAAGATATTCTGAATGCAAGTCGGTTAGTTTTTCCTGGTGTTGGAGCATTTGCTGCTGCCATGGAGGTGTTAAGCAAAactgg AATGGATGAAGCACTATGTTCATATATTGACAAGGATCGTCCATTTCTGGGCATTTGTCTTGGACTTCAACTACTTTTTGAATCTAGTGAGGAGAATGGACCAG TAAAAGGTCTTGGCTTAGTACCTGGAACTGTTGGGCGATTTGACTCATCAAATGGTTTTAGAGTACCACATATTGGCTGGAATGCTTTACAAATCACTGAGGACTCGGGAATTTTGGATGATGTTGGAAATCACCATGTCTATTTTGTGCACTCTTATCGTGCCATGCCT tCAGATGACAACAATGAGTGGATATCCTCCACCTGTGACTATGGTGACAAATTTATAGCATCTATTAGAAGAGGAAATGTGAATGCGGTTCAATTCCATCCAGAGAAGAGTGGAG ATGTTGGCCTCTCTATTTTGGGAAGATTCTTGAATCCGAAGTCAAACATGGCAAAG AAGCCTGGGGAAGGCAAAGCTTCAAAACTTGCAAAAAGG GTGATTGCTTGTCTTGATGTGAGAACAAATGATAAGGGGGACCTTGTTGTAACCAAAGGAGACCAGTATGATGTAAGAGAACATACAAAAGAGAATGAG GTAAGAAATCTTGGCAAGCCAGTTGATCTTGCTGGACAGTACTATAAAGATGGAGCTGATGAG GTCAGCTTTCTAAATATTACTGGATTTCGCGACTTCCCTCTTGGTGATTTACCGATGCTGCAG GTATTGCGATACACATCAGAAAATGTTTTTGTACCCTTAACAGTTGGGGGAGGAATTAGAGATTTCACAGATTCAACTGGGAG GTACTATTCAAGTTTGGAAGTTGCTTCTGAATACTTTAGGTCTGGGGCTGATAAGATTTCCATTGGAAGTGATGCAGTTTATGCTGCAGAAGAATATTTAAAAGCCGGA GTAAAGACTGGGAAGACCAGCTTGGAGCAGATATCAAGAGTTTATGGGAATCAG GCAGTGGTTGTTAGTATCGATCCGCGTAGAGTGTATGTAAAGGATCCTAATGATTTGCAATTGAAGACCATAAGGGTTTCAAGTCCAG GTCCAAATGGAGAAGAATATGCATGGTATCAATGTACA GTTAATGGGGGACGAGAGGGCCGGCCAATTGGTGCTTATGAACTAGCAAAAGCAGTTGAAGAGCTTGGTGCTGGTGAAATACTACTTAATTGCATCGATTGTGACG GTCAAGGGAAAGGATTTGATGTAGATTTAATTAAGTTGATATCAGATGCTGTAAGTATCCCTGTCATCGCAAGTAGTGGTGCCGGTGCTCCTGAACACTTCTCTGAGGTGTTCTATAAAACAAATGCATCAGCAGCACTTGCTGCTGGCATTTTTCACAGGAAAGAG GTGCCTATTCAGTCGGTAAAAGAGCATTTGTTGAAGGAAGGCATAGAAGTTCGAATCTGA
- the LOC114396937 gene encoding imidazole glycerol phosphate synthase hisHF, chloroplastic-like has product MAKKPGEGKASKLAKRVIACLDVRTNDKGDLVVTKGDQYDVREHTKENEVRNLGKPVDLAGQYYKDGADEVSFLNITGFRDFPLGDLPMIQVLRYTSENVFVPLTVGGGIRDFTDSTGRYYSSLEVASEYFRSGADKISIGSDAVYAAEEYLKTGVKTGKTSLEQISRVYGNQAVVVSIVPRRVYVKDPNDVQLKTIRVSSPGPNGEEYAWYQCTVNGGPEGRPIGAYELAKTVKELGAGEILLNCIDCDDKYNYVSFSYISLYFFFIKSSLFFSSLKHWFLTKSNGHCVIHVIDLTECDKAFVRL; this is encoded by the exons ATGGCAAAG AAGCCTGGGGAAGGAAAAGCTTCAAAACTTGCAAAAAGG GTGATTGCTTGTCTTGATGTGAGAACAAATGATAAGGGGGACCTTGTTGTAACCAAAGGAGACCAGTATGATGTAAGAGAACATACAAAAGAGAATGAG GTAAGAAATCTTGGCAAGCCAGTTGATCTTGCTGGACAGTACTATAAAGATGGAGCTGATGAG GTCAGCTTTCTAAATATTACTGGATTTCGCGACTTCCCTCTTGGTGATTTACCGATGATTCAG GTATTGCGATACACATCAGAAAATGTTTTTGTACCCTTAACAGTTGGGGGAGGAATTAGAGATTTCACAGATTCAACTGGGAG GTACTATTCAAGTTTGGAAGTTGCTTCTGAATACTTTAGGTCTGGGGCTGATAAGATTTCCATTGGAAGTGATGCAGTTTATGCTGCAGAAGAATATTTAAAAACCGGA GTAAAGACTGGGAAGACCAGCTTGGAGCAGATATCAAGAGTTTATGGCAATCAG GCAGTGGTTGTTAGTATCGTTCCCCGTAGAGTGTATGTAAAGGATCCTAATGATGTGCAATTGAAGACCATAAGGGTTTCAAGTCCAG GTCCAAATGGAGAAGAATATGCATGGTATCAATGTACA GTTAATGGGGGACCAGAGGGCCGGCCAATTGGTGCTTATGAACTAGCAAAAACAGTTAAAGAGCTTGGTGCTGGTGAAATACTACTTAATTGCATCGATTGTGacgataaatataattatgtatcCTTTAGTTATATTTcactatattttttcttcatcaagagcagtttgtttttttcttctttgaaacACTGGTTTTTAACTAAGTCAAATGGACATTGTGTAATTCATGTAATTGACCTCACCGAGTGTGATAAGGCTTTTGTTCGTTTGTAa